Within the Rosa rugosa chromosome 2, drRosRugo1.1, whole genome shotgun sequence genome, the region CTAAAAGATCAATAATGCATCCATAATGCTGAATCTTAGGAACAAGTCCGTACTTCTCCTGCATGAGTTCAAAACAGTATCTACCTTCATCAACTAGACCTCCATGGTTACAAGCAGTAAGAAGTCCTAAGAAAGTGATCTCATCAGGCtcaatttctttcattttcatgtCAAGGAAAATGTCCAGCGCTTCATGACCTAGGCCATGCATAGCAAGGCCAGAGATCATGCAATTCCAGTCCCCAATGTTCCTATAATGAGCAATGTTTTCAAAGACATGGTAAGCATTCTCTATATGCCCACATTTAGCATACATATCTATAAGAGCTGATCCAATAAACCCTGAATTCAACCTAATCTTATTCGTACAAATATAAGCATGCACCCATTTGCCTTCCTCAACGAAACCCAAGTCGGCAATGGCTGAGAGAACACTAACAAGAGCCGGGGCATCAGGCCGAATGCCCTGACTCAACATTTCCCTAAACAAACCCAATGCTTCCTTCGGACGGTGATTGAATACATACCCTGAAACCATTGACGTCCAAGTAACTACATCTTTATGATGCATTGTCCTAAAAACCTCCTCAGCAAGCTCACACTTGCCACTCTTCCCATACCCATCAATCATTGCATTACACGAAACCAAGTCCCTCTCCGGAATCTCATTAAAAATCGCACGAGCCAACTCAACCTCCCCGACCCTCAAATAACCAGTAATCAGTGAATTCCAAGAAACTTGGTCTCTCTGAGCCATTTTATCAAACACCCTGTGTGCCAATCCAATACATCCCAGCTCGGAGTACATCCTAATCAATGCATTGGCAACATACGGATCGAACAACATCTGGGTTTTCAATATCTGGCCATGAACTTGCCTCCCCTCCTCTAAAGAACGTGACTTGCTGCACGCTTTGAGCAATGCAGGGAGCAAAAACTCGACCCCGTTCAAATTTTCCAAAGAAGAGAGCATGCGAGCATAGAAGAGTACAGCTTCCGTTGGACTTGAACTCTCGGACATTTGCTTTATGAGTGAGAAAAAGATGAAGGGGCTGGGGTCCGGGATTCGATGAAAGACTGAAAGAGCATGGTCTAGGCCACCATGGTGGGAGCAAAGGGAAATGAGTTTGGTTATGGTGGATGTGTGGTTGACGAGGTTTGATTTGACTATGTGGGCGTGAAGCTGGCGCAGTTCAGTTATGGTTTTGCATTTCTCTAACAATGGGAGGGTTTGGGTGACAAGCAAGGGAGAGACAGTCATGGTGCACTTGGAAAAACTGAACCTTCCCGCTCTACAACGAAACCATAtccttagagcatctccaacgggTTAGTCAAAAAGCTCGTGTCAAATTCGAATTTGAAGGATGACGTGTCACGGTCATTTTTGACAAATTTTTAGTCTAAtggattagtttttttttttttttttttttttttgaaatggggctggtgcggctgccctcaagccttgattaatgaaattgcagaatacaagggggggacatagagcctgaaccccaaattacaataagcataagaagaacatcctgaaataataccaaaaTTCTCCACAAAACCTATGTATTCCAATGGATCAGTTATATTTAAGGGAAAATTTTGGTAAGTGGTCCTGAACTATGGACCCCTACGAATTTCAGCACACcaatttccaaaacataaactttagtACATGAGGTTTCAAAACCGACCCAATAaacatacacgacgtcaatgacgtcgTTAGTTTCGTGCCAGCTGTCGTATTTCAAGGGGTAAAACGgtctcttcaattttttttactatTGAGCACTCAGTCCTCTCTCCTCTTACCGTGGGCACCTAGCTCTCccatatatctctctctctctctctctctctctctctctctctctctctctctctctctctctctctctcacctgctTGCACAGTGCAGCGTGCAAGCAGCACCACCACGCTTTCAACACAGCGTCCTACCATCACAACTGCCGACAACCGCTGGTCCTCACAAAACGAATCGATTGAAAAGAGTGGCCTCCTATGATATTCTTCGTGCATAAATTGTACTAAAACCCAAATTGACTGCAACAAGAGTTAGATGAGGAGTACCTCGGCCAGAAACAGCTTGGTGCTTGGTTTTTGCAACTGGGTCGACTCCAAAACGGCGGAAAGCGAGCATCTTGGAGGTGTGAAGTGGGTTATGCGAAGTGGGTTCGGGGTAGCAGAGCCGGTGAGCgaggtttagagagagagatcgaaaaTCGCAAATTCACCAATAGATCTGAGACTTGATGGCCATGAGCAGAGGCTTCTTGGGATTGGAGCCGTTGGCGGTGATCTCCCCGAGCTGGACCGCCGGCGGCAGAGGCTGCATCTCCTCCAAGTTCCTGAGGCGGTAGTGGGTCTCGGATGGCCCAAAAAGCTCATAAATGACATGGTAAGCGGCAAAGAGCAGAGCCAGAAGTGTGAAGAAGGTTGCCAGAAGATAGGCCCGTGTAGACTACAGTTGCCTCCTTCAGTGTTTCCTGGAGTTGTAGAGccattctagagagagagaagagatagagataaagagagagggagagggaggggAGAGTCAGAGAGAGTGAGGGAGAGGAAACCCTTGACAAATGAAAAAACCTATTCTGCCCTTCATTATGTGCATAATGGCACGACGTCTGACggagtcattgacgtcgtgtacgtatattgggtcgggcttaatatttgatgtaccaaagtttatgttttggaaatttgTGTATTGAAATTCGTAGTGGGCCTTACTTCGGGTACTATTCATGATTTTTTCCCTATacttaaatattattttattattttttgaaattttttataacaaaaagaaactatgttttctctttcttcttcatctcttccgatcttctttcttctttcttctttctgtttcttttttcttcatcaaTGGGCAACAAGCCAACAATTGCAGGAGATCTTTTCAATCCCAAAGCACCCAAACAAATCTTATTCCATCTACCTAAAGCACCCAACTAAGATCGAGTCTCACCCATCTACCCATTCATAATTGGAAAACCATTCACTCTTCTTCTTCGGGGTTTAGTCTCCTTCTTGCTTCTGGGTCCAATCCCAAACTTCGGGGTTAAAAGTCGACGACGTTCGGTGCCATAGCCGGAGCCTCCTCTCTGTTTCTTCATCTGTTGTGGATCTGGAATTGGGCGCCAACGGCCACCCTTCCGAGGCCGGTCTCTACTTCGCAAAGCTTGGAATCAAAACCCTGTCGAAGGACTACCTCCAAGTCGACACCAGCCGATGTTATTGTGGGTCAATTGCCTGAGAAGATGAGAAGATCTAGATGCAAAACTGGAgaaggaaagagaaagaagCTCAGTGGGGAAagaagcgagagagagagagacgagagagaaagaagagagagaaataatgattaaaaaaaaaagacagattGAGTTtgttctgtcaaatttgacagcccaACTCCATATGTCATTTACACGTAGGATAAGACCTTATGGGTTGGAGTGCTTCCATATGTCTTTTGTTACCAGTAAAAGCCTCCACGTGGATTTAACACATCCATTGGAGATggtcttagagcatctccaatggtaTAGTCAATTGAAGTGTGTTAAAATTGAATTTGAAGGATGATGTGGCAATGTCATTTTTGTTCAACTTCTTCTCCAATAGATATGTCAAATAATATcaatattttatttctttttacacTTATTTTATCTACAAATATTTTATCTGGAAGAAAGAGagtgaagagaagaagagagggagagagggagaaggagagagaaattgCGAGCCCCTGAAAATTTTAGTTAATTTCTGAAAGTAATTTCTTGCCGATAAGATTTTtccgcaaggtgatttaagtggaGGAAATGACTTTGGACATTGTTTTAATGTCGAGACCAGCTAATGGGCCTTATGATGTGAGTTTGGGCCAGAGTTTTtcgttttgggcctagaaggttactaaagttcattgaagcaaaagatcatcgaagcaaatttgaaaggaaaGCGAATTGAGTTGAAGTGAAGATTTGAATTTTTAGTTTCAACGAAATTgagttttgggcctaggacgaaGTCGAGAATTAATTTAGGAAGTTTCCGACGAAAAacgaatgaaagaaaaattacGAGCCCAAAACCGAAAGCAGTAAGCTAGGAGAGTTCCGTAATTTGTTGCAAGAGCGAAATGGGTATTTCACGGACATAAGTATAAATAGAAAGTTGACAAGGGAAACCCTAGATTCccattctctccctctctcctctctcggccgcatctctctctttctcccccgacctcactctctcttctctctctaccAGCGCCGGAAACTCCATCTCGGGCCACCCGCTCTTGTCACCACGACCACCAATCGATCCAGCATCCAAATCCGACCCAAGCCTGAACCTTATCGTCGACATGCATCGCCGCCAGCCTCCGCGCGCGACAACCCAAGGCTGCGACACCACTGTTGCTCGACCTTCGTCGATTTCCgaccatcacctcgccacaacgACCCCACCGCCTGACTCAGCAAGCAACGAGGAGCAAAACCCAGAAGTTTCGCCACCCACCGAAGCCAGAAAACGACGTACGAGTTTCGCCTGAACCGGGGGCCTTGCATGTCGTCGTTTTTCAATTTCCAGCCATGCCTGGGCTGCCCGACCACCATGGATGTAGTAAGTGCCTAAATGTCTAGAATAGCCCCTCACCTAGACCTCTGATTTCGACCGGAGCCACCCAGCACCGCCGTGAGAGCCACCGGCTTACCTTTTTCGTCTGGTTTGTGGAATCTGGAAAATTGAagctttggagaagaaatgagctactGGGTCAGTTTCAAATCGAAATAAGGTAAGAATCTCGACCTGTGTTTGGATGGAATATTGGGTGAGGGTTGTTCATTGATCGTGTATTGTCTGCTAGGAATTCAGATGGTTAATGGATGTGGATTTCTGCGTTTTTGGAGTTTTGGAAGAGAGGAGCTGCTGGGCCAGTTAAGTTGATGTTGAGGAATGGTAAGAAACTCGAGACCTTGTCTTGGTTGTGGATTGGTTGAGAATGGATTATTGATCTTGTTTTGTCAATTAGGGATCTGAAAGGTTGTTGGTGGTGGAACTGCAGCTACGACGAAACTGGTTTCtgttttggaaaagaagaatggtaaggggACTGTGCAATCTGGGATCTATATGGTTGTGTGCTGTTTGTATTGATAGAGGTTATGGCATTACTAAGTAAACAAAATGAGATATGGTTATGCTGCTTGTGTATTAACTGTTATGTTGGAAACTTGGCATGAATCGGCTTATTGAATGTCTTGAGAATTAAAAGGATGAATTTGTTATCAATGTCGAAATGTAAAATAAGAATGGAATCGGTGGGTTGGTCAAATGCATGAGAAAAGTGGTAAATAAGAATGGACCGGTTTTGGATAAGTGAATTAATATGTGGGATGTTCAATTTAAGGTCTGTGAATAGAAATATTCCAAACCTATCATATCCCGAATTTATCGTATAATGAAATTATTCGGAAATGGTGGTTGCTATTTAATTGCCTAAGGTTTAAAGGCTAAATAAAATGAGGTCAAACCGGTTGACCGAGATTTTAATATGGgaagaagtgtgatcaccatatcccgaatgagcttactatgttcagtgaattgttcgggaatggaaattgtGAATTGTTTTTCTAAAGTAAAAAGGTTAAAGAAATGAAGTCAAAgtgctaagtataatcaccatatcccaaatggTTCAAAGGCAATACCATTcggattatttgggaatggatagTAGGTTTTTATGTTAAAGGTTAATCCGATGGACTTTAAggaaaattaaataaatgctttggttgctcggttagttgagttatTATGACgtc harbors:
- the LOC133730723 gene encoding pentatricopeptide repeat-containing protein At5g48910-like codes for the protein MSESSSPTEAVLFYARMLSSLENLNGVEFLLPALLKACSKSRSLEEGRQVHGQILKTQMLFDPYVANALIRMYSELGCIGLAHRVFDKMAQRDQVSWNSLITGYLRVGEVELARAIFNEIPERDLVSCNAMIDGYGKSGKCELAEEVFRTMHHKDVVTWTSMVSGYVFNHRPKEALGLFREMLSQGIRPDAPALVSVLSAIADLGFVEEGKWVHAYICTNKIRLNSGFIGSALIDMYAKCGHIENAYHVFENIAHYRNIGDWNCMISGLAMHGLGHEALDIFLDMKMKEIEPDEITFLGLLTACNHGGLVDEGRYCFELMQEKYGLVPKIQHYGCIIDLLGRAGHLEEAVDVIQNMPIKADAIVWKAILSACTIHANVAIGESAALKAIDLAPDDSSCYILLSNLYAKVGRWDDVGNVRLMMKQRGVRKIPGSSSVLVNGKVHEFLVGKEMNVKYSIEVRTKIEEVVSRLKLEGYKPDLSQVLLDIEEESKEDSLILHSEKMALAFGLINTSKGSPIHIVKNLRICCDCHSFIKLVSGVYNCRIVVRDQNRFHQFENGSCSCKDFW